From a region of the Saccharomyces cerevisiae S288C chromosome IX, complete sequence genome:
- the INA22 gene encoding Ina22p (F1F0 ATP synthase peripheral stalk assembly factor; subunit of the matrix-exposed inner mitochondrial membrane localized INA complex (Ina22p-Ina17p) involved in assembly of the F1F0 peripheral stalk; co-purifies with Aim43p, ATP synthase subunits, and cytochrome bc1 complex assembly factors; interacts with Arh1p, a mitochondrial oxidoreductase; deletion mutant has a respiratory growth defect), which produces MFMARQVLRNGLFLRSLAPIKITARTVASANAGIKRKSRFDKTMIKPLLLVMIFGSILNAVIAEKRNIIDMERKYKLKLDKLKELIRRVHDNNGKVDFDADDELKLVNLRLGIVGKNATGMKEDETDIVVPKEESLEEIWQSIIDEAKKEVIEKTPDAGVKNKEGIVTDLNVLKDLEKSKKEDEKVYLSGDVHMMMNQPGDLNEIAKEHDKIPKFL; this is translated from the coding sequence ATGTTTATGGCAAGACAAGTGTTAAGAAATGGTCTATTTTTAAGGAGCCTTGCTCCCATAAAGATAACCGCTAGAACTGTTGCATCAGCAAATGCGGGCATTAAGAGAAAGTCAAGATTTGATAAAACAATGATCAAACCTTTACTTTTGGTAATGATATTTGGGTCGATATTAAACGCAGTAATAGCCGAGAAAAGGAACATTATTGATATGGAAAGGAAATATAAGCTAAAACTTGATAAATTGAAAGAGCTGATACGGAGGGTTCATGATAATAATGGAAAGGTAGACTTCGACGCagatgatgaattgaaaCTTGTGAATTTGCGTTTAGGAATCGTCGGCAAGAACGCAACTGGGATGAAGGAAGATGAGACTGATATTGTGGTTCCTAAGGAAGAGTCATTGGAAGAGATCTGGCAAAGTATAATAGACGaggcaaaaaaagaagtaatCGAAAAAACTCCAGATGCTGGCGTTAAGAACAAAGAAGGGATTGTCACTGATTTGAATGTTCTAAAAGATTTAGAAAAGtcgaaaaaagaagatgaaaaggtTTACCTAAGTGGTGATGTCCATATGATGATGAACCAACCAGGTGATTTGAATGAAATCGCCAAAGAACATGATAAAATCCCAAAATTTCTATAG
- the DAL4 gene encoding allantoin permease (Allantoin permease; expression sensitive to nitrogen catabolite repression and induced by allophanate, an intermediate in allantoin degradation), giving the protein MANDALSAIFSNPSRKGVQPSTSIVSYTNNEDDIIDVENGKFNKNKNINTNVYVDNSSIEESEVVPLPETKSIWSKIYYDFIVLDKTTLNVSLKESFLYNRDLKPVEEERRCWSWFNYLYFWLADCFNINTWQIAGTGLQLGLNWWQCWLTVWIGYTFAGIFVVLNSRFGSAYHLSFPITVRASFGIFFSMWPIINRVVMAIVWYAVQAWLGATPVALMLKSIFGKNLEDRIPNHFGSPNSTTFEFMCFFIFWVVSIPFVLVAPHKIRHLFTVKAALIPFAAFGFLIWALKKSHGKIELGTLNDYSPHGSEFSWIFVRSLMACVANFAALIINAPDFGRFAKNPQASLWPQLVAIPLFFAITCLIGIIVTAAGYHLYGVNYWSPLDVLGQFLETTYTRGTRAGVFLISFVFALAQLGTNISANSLACGADMTALFPRYINIRRGSLFCVAMALCICPWNLMASSSKFTSALGAYAIFLSSIAGVICADYFVVRRGYVKLTHLFLAQKGSFYMFGNKFGANWRAFVAYICGIAPNLPGFIGDVGAPKITVSEGAMRLYYLGYPVGFFISAVIYLILCYFFPVPGTPVTNFLTEKGWFQRWAYVEDFEQDWKNELRRDDLCDDTVSIYDGTEEKIVY; this is encoded by the coding sequence ATGGCTAACGACGCTCTAAGTGCTATTTTCAGTAATCCTTCGAGGAAAGGTGTCCAACCCTCCACATCTATTGTGTCATATACAaacaatgaagatgatattATAGATGTGGAAAATGGGAAGttcaacaagaacaagaataTCAACACTAATGTGTATGTGGACAACTCCTCAATAGAGGAGAGCGAAGTCGTGCCCTTGCCCGAAACAAAGTCCATCTGGAGTAAAATATACTACGATTTCATTGTGTTAGACAAGACAACTTTGAATGTTTCGTTGAAAGAGTCGTTCTTGTATAACAGAGACTTGAAACCggttgaagaagaaagaaggtGTTGGTCCTGGTTCAATTACTTATATTTCTGGCTGGCAGACTGTTTCAATATTAACACATGGCAAATAGCTGGTACAGGTCTACAACTAGGTCTGAATTGGTGGCAATGTTGGCTTACAGTTTGGATCGGCTACACTTTTGCAGGTATCTTCGTAGTATTGAACTCGAGATTTGGTTCCGCATATCACTTATCTTTCCCTATTACTGTTAGGGCCTCATTTggtatattcttttctatgTGGCCGATTATAAATCGTGTCGTGATGGCTATAGTATGGTATGCCGTGCAAGCCTGGTTAGGTGCAACGCCCGTGGCACTGATGCTAAAATCTATTTTTGGCAAGAATCTGGAAGATAGAATCCCAAACCATTTTGGTTCTCCAAATAGCACTACTTTTGAATTCATGtgtttctttatattttgGGTGGTCAGTATACCATTTGTCCTAGTGGCTCCTCATAAAATCAGGCATTTATTCACAGTAAAAGCAGCTTTGATCCCCTTCGCAGCCTTTGGATTTTTAATCTGggctttgaagaaatcgCACGGTAAAATTGAGTTGGGGACGCTGAATGATTATTCACCTCATGGTTCCGAATTTTCATGGATATTCGTTAGATCCCTAATGGCCTGTGTTGCTAACTTTGCCGCTTTGATTATCAACGCCCCTGACTTCGGTAGATTTGCCAAAAATCCTCAAGCGTCTTTGTGGCCACAATTGGTTGCCATCCCATTGTTCTTCGCCATAACATGTTTGATCGGTATCATTGTTACTGCGGCCGGTTATCACTTATATGGGGTTAACTATTGGTCACCACTGGATGTACTTGGTCAATTTTTGGAGACCACTTACACCAGAGGTACTAGGGCTGGTGTGttcttgatttcttttgtatttgCCTTAGCTCAACTGGGTACAAACATTTCTGCCAACTCTCTGGCATGTGGTGCTGATATGACGGCTTTGTTTCCAAgatatattaatattagaAGAGGTTCTTTATTCTGTGTGGCAATGGCTCTATGTATCTGTCCATGGAACTTAATGGCCAGTTCAAGTAAGTTCACCAGCGCTTTGGGTGCTTATGCAATTTTCCTTTCCAGTATTGCTGGTGTCATTTGCGCGGATTATTTCGTAGTAAGAAGAGGATATGTGAAATTAACACATTTATTCCTGGCACAGAAGGGTTCCTTTTACATGTTTGGAAACAAATTTGGTGCCAATTGGAGGGCCTTTGTTGCGTATATTTGCGGTATCGCTCCAAATTTACCAGGTTTTATAGGTGATGTTGGAGCTCCAAAAATTACGGTTTCAGAGGGTGCAATGAGGTTATACTATTTAGGTTATCCGGTAGGTTTCTTTATTAGTGCGGTGATATACCTCATATTATGTTACTTTTTTCCTGTCCCTGGTACTCCCGTAACCAATTTTCTGACAGAGAAAGGATGGTTCCAAAGATGGGCTTATGTTGAGGACTTCGAGCAAGATTGGAAGAATGAGTTACGTAGGGATGACCTCTGCGATGACACAGTCAGTATCTATGATGGCACCGAGGAAAAGATAGTTTactaa
- the DAL1 gene encoding allantoinase (Allantoinase; converts allantoin to allantoate in the first step of allantoin degradation; expression sensitive to nitrogen catabolite repression) encodes MPINAITSDHVIINGANKPATIVYSTESGTILDVLEGSVVMEKTEITKYEIHTLENVSPCTILPGLVDSHVHLNEPGRTSWEGFETGTQAAISGGVTTVVDMPLNAIPPTTNVENFRIKLEAAEGQMWCDVGFWGGLVPHNLPDLIPLVKAGVRGFKGFLLDSGVEEFPPIGKEYIEEALKVLAEEDTMMMFHAELPKAHEDQQQPEQSHREYSSFLSSRPDSFEIDAINLILECLRARNGPVPPVHIVHLASMKAIPLIRKARASGLPVTTETCFHYLCIAAEQIPDGATYFKCCPPIRSESNRQGLWDALREGVIGSVVSDHSPCTPELKNLQKGDFFDSWGGIASVGLGLPLMFTQGCSLVDIVTWCCKNTSHQVGLSHQKGTIAPGYDADLVVFDTASKHKISNSSVYFKNKLTAYNGMTVKGTVLKTILRGQVVYTNANGVSKTPLGQTLLDSRR; translated from the coding sequence ATGCCTATCAATGCCATCACTTCCGACCATGTCATTATCAATGGTGCAAATAAACCTGCGACTATTGTGTATTCGACCGAATCAGGCACGATTCTGGATGTTTTAGAAGGCTCCGTGGTTATGGAGAAAACTGAGATAACCAAATATGAAATACATACGCTGGAGAACGTATCTCCATGTACAATTCTGCCTGGACTTGTGGACTCTCATGTTCACTTGAACGAGCCCGGTAGGACTAGCTGGGAAGGATTCGAAACTGGAACTCAAGCTGCTATTAGTGGCGGGGTCACAACGGTGGTTGATATGCCGCTAAATGCTATTCCTCCCACAACAAATGTGGAGAATTTCCGAATTAAATTGGAAGCTGCTGAGGGCCAAATGTGGTGCGATGTTGGGTTTTGGGGTGGACTGGTACCACACAACTTGCCAGACTTAATTCCGCTTGTCAAAGCTGGCGTTCGCGGGTTCAAAGGATTCTTGCTTGATTCTGGTGTGGAAGAATTCCCTCCAATTGGCaaagaatatatagaaGAAGCCTTGAAGGTCTTAGCCGAGGAGGATACCATGATGATGTTTCATGCTGAGTTGCCCAAGGCACATGAGGACCAACAGCAACCCGAGCAAAGCCATCGTGAATATTCTTCGTTTTTGTCCTCGAGGCCGGATTCTTTCGAAATAGACGCCATCAATTTGATTCTCGAATGCTTGAGAGCCAGAAATGGACCAGTTCCTCCTGTACATATAGTTCATCTGGCATCAATGAAAGCAATTCCCTTGATCAGAAAGGCACGTGCGTCAGGGCTACCAGTCACAACAGAGACTTGTTTCCACTATTTGTGTATTGCTGCAGAGCAGATCCCAGACGGAGCCACCTACTTTAAATGTTGTCCACCCATCCGCTCTGAGTCTAATCGCCAAGGCCTATGGGACGCTTTGCGTGAAGGTGTTATAGGCTCAGTAGTGAGCGACCATTCGCCATGCACCCCTGAGTTGAAGAACTTGCAAAAAGGTGACTTTTTCGATTCTTGGGGAGGAATCGCTTCCGTCGGACTAGGTTTGCCATTGATGTTTACCCAAGGCTGCTCTTTGGTCGATATCGTTACATGGTGCTGTAAAAATACATCCCATCAGGTAGGACTATCTCACCAAAAAGGCACTATAGCTCCCGGGTACGATGCTGATTTGGTGGTATTTGATACTGCAagtaaacataaaataagTAATTCAAGTGTCtacttcaaaaacaaattgaCTGCCTACAACGGGATGACGGTCAAGGGCACAGTTTTGAAAACCATATTAAGAGGCCAGGTGGTATATACGAATGCCAACGGAGTCTCGAAAACACCATTGGGTCAAACTTTGCTTGATTCTAGACGTTAA
- the YVH1 gene encoding tyrosine protein phosphatase YVH1 (Dual specificity protein phosphatase; regulates growth, sporulation, and glycogen accumulation in a cAMP-dependent protein kinase cascade dependent manner; mutants are defective in 60S ribosome assembly; positively regulates pre-autophagosomal structure (PAS) formation upon nitrogen starvation or rapamycin treatment) has protein sequence MAGNANSVDEEVTRILGGIYLGGIRPIIDHRPLGAEFNITHILSVIKFQVIPEYLIRKGYTLKNIPIDDDDVTDVLQYFDETNRFIDQCLFPNEVEYSPRLVDFKKKPQRGAVFAHCQAGLSRSVTFIVAYLMYRYGLSLSMAMHAVKRKKPSVEPNENFMEQLHLFEKMGGDFVDFDNPAYKQWKLKQSIKLDPSGSELVSNSGMFKDSESSQDLDKLTEAEKSKVTAVRCKKCRTKLALSTSFIAHDPPSKESSEGHFIKRAANSHRIIDIQESQANCSHFFIEPLKWMQPELQGKQELEGKFSCPGCSSKVGGYNWKGSRCSCGKWVIPAIHLQTSKVDQFPLQSTALPNMVNFESEKVNR, from the coding sequence ATGGCTGGAAATGCAAACTCAGTAGACGAGGAAGTTACCAGGATATTAGGAGGCATATATCTTGGCGGAATCCGTCCAATTATTGACCACAGACCATTGGGTGCAGAATTTAACATTACTCATATTCTTTCTGTTATCAAATTCCAGGTCATTCCAGAGTATCTAATAAGGAAAGGTTACACGCTAAAAAACATACCCAtcgatgatgatgatgtgACTGATGTGCTGCAATACTTCGATGAAACGAACCGATTCATTGATCAATGCTTGTTCCCCAATGAAGTTGAGTATTCGCCCAGATTAGTAGATTTCAAGAAGAAACCACAACGTGGTGCTGTTTTTGCTCATTGTCAAGCAGGACTCTCGAGATCTGTAACCTTCATAGTAGCCTACCTAATGTATCGTTATGGATTGTCACTATCAATGGCTATGCACGCTGTCAAGAGGAAGAAACCGAGTGTTGAGCCAAACGAGAATTTCATGGAACAATTACATCTCTTTGAGAAAATGGGTGGAGATTTTGTCGATTTCGACAACCCAGCCTATAAGcagtggaagctgaagcaATCTATCAAGTTAGATCCATCGGGCAGCGAATTGGTCTCCAATTCTGGAATGTTTAAAGATTCGGAGTCGTCGCAAGACTTGGATAAATTAACTGAAGCTGAGAAGAGCAAGGTCACCGCAGTGAGATGTAAGAAGTGCAGAACCAAATTGGCGTTATCTACATCTTTCATCGCGCATGACCCACCAAGTAAGGAATCATCAGAGGGACACTTCATCAAGAGGGCCGCCAACTCCCATCGTATTATTGATATTCAAGAGTCACAAGCAAATTGctctcattttttcatcgAACCTTTAAAATGGATGCAACCTGAACTACAAGGCAAGCAAGAGTTAGAAGGGAAGTTTTCATGTCCAGGCTGTTCAAGTAAAGTTGGCGGTTACAACTGGAAAGGATCTAGGTGCAGTTGTGGTAAGTGGGTCATCCCCGCTATCCACCTGCAAACTAGTAAAGTGGATCAATTTCCCTTACAATCCACTGCTTTGCCCAACATGGTTAATTTTGAATCCGAGAAAGTAAATAGATAA
- the MND2 gene encoding Mnd2p (Subunit of the Anaphase-Promoting Complex/Cyclosome (APC/C); necessary for maintaining sister chromatid cohesion in prophase I of meiosis by inhibiting premature ubiquitination and subsequent degradation of substrates by the APC(Ama1) ubiquitin ligase), with translation MARALRDISLFNDIRKDQNSAGAKHERYNMRDLRSKKNQHVNGIDDYEDDSLDRFIRRKKSRVVKYIPSLSAYNVFNEFPYYPTSASQLLDGKLDEFLMLSEQYKSRLPKIRKLGWNRFKPIGINKTMYELEMLRSRARAQNAEGNNEEDFRQHDSREEDPRNNGSIGRVILPHILQENEEYDTGEGVTGLHSMPNDSMAILANNSANNSQNEEVSEEDEISYDYDAEFDHVVDEDDNEEGEVPGEGVEGIEVQRERIVPDDLLMRPTSLSRSLQQFVEEAHHLDRNPYDIDSDNDGEDSKVELDMNPDFEDDVGREHDYNSEYSQEPTSYGGITPDLASNWRNWTRERITSLDELMERRARQQRGQD, from the coding sequence ATGGCAAGAGCGTTGAGGGATATATCATTATTCAATGATATAAGAAAGGATCAAAATTCGGCAGGAGCCAAGCATGAGAGATATAACATGAGAGATCTCCGAAGTAAGAAGAACCAGCATGTAAATGGCATAGATGATTATGAAGATGATTCGCTTGACAGATTTAtaagaaggaagaaatcCAGAGTTGTGAAATACATTCCATCATTGTCAGCGTATAATGTGTTCAATGAATTTCCTTACTATCCTACGTCAGCCAGTCAGTTACTAGACGGCAAATTAGACGAATTTCTAATGCTGTCAGAACAATACAAAAGTAGATTACCCAAAATACGCAAGCTAGGATGGAATAGATTCAAACCAATAGGCATTAATAAAACTATGTACGAATTAGAAATGCTAAGGTCTCGAGCACGAGCTCAAAACGCGGAAGGGAACAATGAGGAAGACTTCAGGCAGCACGATTCTAGAGAAGAGGATCCAAGAAACAATGGCTCTATAGGACGCGTGATACTGCCTCATATTCTAcaggaaaatgaagaatatgataCTGGTGAGGGTGTTACAGGATTGCATAGCATGCCAAATGACAGTATGGCCATACTTGCGAATAACAGTGCTAATAATTCGCAAAATGAGGAAGTATCAGAGGAGGATGAAATATCATACGATTATGATGCAGAGTTCGATCATGTTGTAGATGAGGATGATAATGAGGAGGGAGAAGTGCCGGGGGAAGGTGTGGAAGGTATAGAAGTTCAGAGAGAGAGAATTGTGCCGGATGACTTATTAATGAGACCCACTTCACTGTCACGCTCCCTACAACAGTTTGTGGAAGAGGCTCATCATTTAGATAGAAACCCATATGATATTGACAGTGATAACGACGGAGAAGATTCAAAGGTAGAACTGGACATGAATCCggattttgaagatgacgTGGGAAGAGAGCATGATTATAATAGCGAATACAGCCAAGAGCCGACTTCTTATGGTGGGATTACACCTGATCTAGCGAGTAATTGGAGGAATTGGACTAGGGAGAGGATAACTAGTTTAGATGAATTAATGGAGAGACGAGCCAGGCAGCAACGAGGTCAAGATTAG
- the DCG1 gene encoding Dcg1p (hypothetical protein; expression is sensitive to nitrogen catabolite repression and regulated by Dal80p; contains transmembrane domain) — METRILVVNPNSSKSMTVSLRETIEKTFSMESCKISYFTGPDTSPPQIDGQETSIKSMEACLPLLIDDQESVYYFQKFNGILIACFSDHPLVAKIKDRAAKEKADVSIVGLLDSSINYCNLVGKKFSIITSNKEWIPILNNSVESKFLTGNTVNKNLWKGTVSTDLQVLDLHSPENFQQIAEIIYRENIKKLDSDIVILGCAGFSGLQNKLAKTFQRDGTLFLDTIEIGLQILITMIRFVNSQK; from the coding sequence ATGGAAACAAGAATACTTGTTGTGAATCCTAATAGTTCGAAGTCAATGACGGTGTCCTTGCGGGAAACCATTGAAAAGactttttcaatggaaTCATGTAAAATCAGTTATTTCACAGGGCCAGACACGTCGCCACCACAAATTGATGGGCAGGAAACAAGTATTAAAAGTATGGAGGCCTGTCTTCCCCTCTTAATTGATGACCAGGAGTCGGTATATTACTTTCAGAAATTCAACGGGATATTAATTGCCTGTTTTTCAGATCATCCTTTGGTAGCAAAGATAAAGGATAGAGCtgctaaagaaaaagcagaTGTTTCTATTGTTGGGTTATTAGATAGTAGTATTAATTATTGCAATTTGGTTGGAAAGAAGTTCTCTATTATTacttcaaataaagaatgGATTCCAATATTGAATAACTCTGTGGAATCGAAATTCTTGACAGGGAATACAGTTAACAAAAATTTATGGAAAGGTACGGTATCTACTGATTTACAGGTCCTCGACCTACATAGTCCAGAAAATTTCCAGCAGATAGCAGAAATTATATATCGcgaaaatattaaaaagcTTGATTCAGACATTGTAATATTAGGTTGTGCAGGATTCTCGGGTTTGCAAAATAAACTGGCGAAAACATTCCAAAGGGATGGCACGCTGTTTCTGGACACGATTGAGATCGGTTTACAGATTCTAATCACTATGATAAGATTTGTCAACTcacaaaaataa
- the DAL2 gene encoding allantoicase (Allantoicase; converts allantoate to urea and ureidoglycolate in the second step of allantoin degradation; expression sensitive to nitrogen catabolite repression and induced by allophanate, an intermediate in allantoin degradation), translating to MKFFSLADEAEFKSIIISKNKAVDVIGSKLGGQVVSFSDEWFASAENLIQPTAPIRDPTRFVHSGAWYDGWETRRHNEMEYDWVIIKMGVAAAHIIGGEIDTAFFNGNHAPFVSIEALYDEGEEGNIVEDDSRWVEIVEKFECGPSQRHLFVRGNGLTKERFTHIKLKMYPDGGIARFRLYGRVVPPELKTKDHIIDLAYVCNGAVALKYSDQHFGSVDNLLLPGRGHDMSDGWETKRSRQPGHTDWAVIQLGRESSFIEKIIVDTAHFRGNFPQFITVEGCLKESESSENTGEGTWVELVGKSKTGPDKEHVYEIRKSIRVSHVKLTIIPDGGVKRIRVWGY from the coding sequence ATGAAGTTTTTTAGTTTGGCAGATGAGGCAGAATTTAAGTCAATAatcatttcaaaaaacaaagcaGTAGATGTTATAGGATCTAAGTTAGGTGGTCAAgtggtttctttttcagatGAATGGTTTGCTTCTGCTGAAAATTTAATTCAGCCAACTGCTCCTATAAGGGATCCTACCAGATTTGTTCATTCAGGCGCATGGTACGACGGCTGGGAAACACGAAGACATAATGAGATGGAATACGATTGGGTTATCATCAAGATGGGAGTCGCTGCTGCCCATATTATTGGTGGTGAAATTGACACTGCGTTTTTCAATGGTAATCATGCACCATTTGTATCAATAGAGGCGCTCTATGACGAGGGCGAAGAAGGTAATATAGTGGAAGATGACTCGCGTTGGGTTGAGATTGTTGAGAAATTTGAGTGTGGTCCTTCGCAAAGGCATCTTTTCGTTAGAGGCAACGGCCTTACTAAAGAAAGGTTTACTCACATCAAGCTGAAGATGTACCCCGATGGAGGAATCGCCAGATTTAGATTATACGGAAGAGTTGTTCCTCCAGAACTCAAAACGAAGGATCATATAATTGACTTGGCTTATGTTTGCAATGGTGCTGTCGCTTTAAAGTATTCTGACCAACACTTCGGTTCAGTTGATAATTTGCTACTGCCAGGTCGAGGTCATGATATGTCGGACGGCTGGGAAACCAAAAGATCGAGACAACCAGGTCATACTGATTGGGCGGTAATTCAACTGGGCAGGGAGTCTTCTTTCATTGAGAAGATTATTGTTGATACGGCACACTTCAGGGGGAACTTCCCTCAGTTCATTACCGTGGAAGGTTGCTTGAAGGAGTCAGAATCAAGTGAGAACACTGGTGAAGGAACATGGGTAGAGCTAGTTGGTAAGTCAAAGACGGGGCCTGACAAAGAACATGTGTATGAAATACGTAAGAGTATAAGAGTCTCCCATGTCAAATTAACGATTATTCCAGATGGAGGagtgaaaagaataagagTTTGGGGGTACTGA